Sequence from the Argentina anserina chromosome 7, drPotAnse1.1, whole genome shotgun sequence genome:
GAAGAAATCTAGCAATAATTCACAGCACTTAAGCGTATATTAAATTCccaaataaacaaagaaacCAGCAAGACTGATAACAATCTACATGATGCCTAATCAAGCCTTTAGCCTTGGAATCCTTTACGAGGCTTTGAATAAACCCCAGAGGTCTTCCACCTGTGTTATTTATCGAGTGGCCTTTTCTTGTTACAGGGATGCAGCAGATTGATTGGTATTTGGTTTCTATCATATTCTGTATCATTTTATTACAAGTCAGATAACAAAATTGCAGCATAGATTTTAATACCAATAACAATTAATGCATTACAATTCACAGATACATGTTATGCGATTATCAATCAACAAGACTTGGGAGACTAGAGGTTTACCTTATCATCATAAACACCTTTTTGTTTCGAGGCCGGTGCCCAGCTGGTATTGCATCACCTTTCTCCACTGATTGGGAAGACCATCACACCTGCAAAATTGTTGAATCATGAAATGTCAATCACTGCACACAatttaaaacaataaaaatgaagATAATCGGTGGTACTGCAACCATAGTGCCAGGAAACTCAGTATCAAAAATGTCCACAAACCTGTTCAAACTGTGTGGGCAGCTTGCCACAAAGTTAGATAAAGTCCATGTAGCATTCCTCAGCATGGATAGTTAACTTGATATTTCATTCAACTAGGCTAGCAATGGCAGTCATGCACCCTGTGTAAGAACAAGATCCCTGCAACTTGGTGAGTCGCCAATTACATTAACAGAGCCCATACAGACTGTTCAAAAAAAGAGATACAAGAAATCAACCCAATTACTAGTAcaaccaaacaaacaaaattccTTAAAAGTGATATGAAGAAACACTATGACTTGTATAACCAGTGAAAATATGAACATAAACTGcccaaatttttttaatactgGGCTATCAAGTTAATGAAAATAGTAAAAGGGAGAGTGAGAAACTGCTCTCTGACATCATCCCTAGCAGAGGTTAATAGCTGCACAAACAGGGGAACTGCATTGTGTTCAATAAGAACTCAATTATCCTCAGATGTTCCAGACGCAACATCGGTCATGGGCCCTGCAGCTTCAAACTGCACACAATTAAGGAGGTCAAATTCAGTTTCCGTACACATCAGAAGACTAATTTTGACTACAAGAAACAACTACACAGATAATTCATACCTGTAGTTGTGGCAGATCCTGCCTTCCAAGGAATTCCACGAATTGCGGGACCGCACCCGCCTTTATGACCTCATTAATTGGAGGGCTGCATTCTACAcaaatctaaaaaaaaaagaatcaacaTATTGAGACGAAAGTACATCAAAAGAGGAATGTGAACTCTACCGCAACTAGTGTCATACCGATTGATAATAGCTTTTGAAACTGAGTAGTGGCCTCCAATTACAAAGCAGGATCATTAGGTATACTCTCCAACTGTTAAACAACCCAAAGCATCCACTAAACACCAACATCATCAAATACCAGACGACATAGTGAGAACAATAATTACAAACAATCAGCACAAATTACTTTCTAACTGACATTCTCCTTTGCAACCCTAAACAACTAAATAGGAGAAACATGAAATTATTAGAGAACAACTTCCATAAATCAAAACCTAAGAAATGTATCTTACAAGTAAGCCAAGGAGATGAACATACAAAGCCTACTTATCAAGTGTACAGCATAAAATATCAATAAAAAGTCCTTTCATAATTAAACCCTGTATATCCCCATGCATTtaaaaattcaacagaaataaAACATCCTATAGATTATATTATAGTACAGAGGCAGAATCAATATCTAAAGGCCAATCAGATGCATAAATATGCAGTAAACACGAATAATAAGAGACCAAACATGCTGCTGAGTACTAACTACCAACTACCATAGACGTGAATAAGATTTACAAATGAACATATCACTTATTACTCACAATACAGTTTCACCATAACACAATCAATGTGTGCGCGCGAAAGTGCAATAAGACATTTATGCTGCATTTCTAGTAGAATAAAGCTCGAGTTGTTCGAGGAGGGCATGAAGCTGGCAATGACTAAAGAGGGagggaaaaaaggaaaaacgaTATCCCAGTTCCATCAAACAAAGACTAGAAGTCTAGAAGTGCAGTTTAGATGAATACCAAAAACAAAGCATATTACCAGTAGTTTTATGCAGATTATTATCAATAAACAGGACATGGGCGAACTGATGATTACCTCATCCTTCTCATCAGAGACACCATTTTGTTTGGACCCGTGCCAGCTAGTATTGCATCGCCTTTCTTCACTGATGGGGAGACCATCGCACCTGAAAAATTGCTGAATCATGAAATGTCAGGCATTAGAAAGACAAATAAGAATCAGTGGTACTGCAAACTGCCTAGAGCATATAAAATCCCTCTACACTCATCACGTAGCTTTTCATACAATTCATGGTTGTGCTTATCTTTCTCAGACGACAAAAGTTTAAAGAAAGTCTGCAAAGTGAGCAGACTATCAGAACCAGCCTGGTGGGAACTTCCCGCCACACGGCCAACATCAAGTGTGTTAGCCACTCTTTCCAAACCACCAAACAGACCAGGGCAGAACCTGATCATAAACTTGAGGTCATAAACACTAGGCCCACAGTACTTCCTAACCAGCCCCATGAATTCCTCAATGCCATCAGGCAAGGCTTCTCCGGAGAGAATTCTAATTAAGTATCCGAAATCATAGGAACAATGGAAAGTGACCCAAGTCAAACAAGGAAGCAACTCTATCAACCTAGACCTCCGAGTTTCAAGTGCAAAATCACAAGATGATATACCAGACCGCTTGTTTTCATCGAAATCGATTCCTTGACGCTTCAACAACTCAATGGAGTCGTTGTTTCGCAGATGCGAGTCCGAATCGACGTCGAAATCCCTAAAGTTGAACTCCCAGCAGCAATAGGCACCATTAACAACCGGAAGACGGCCATTTGGGTCGGAAATCGTAAAGCCGAGTTGAATAATGTGAGTTTGGTTCACATTATCCCTCATCATTCGGTAAACCTCATCGGGACCCGCTTGGGACAGAAACCGGCGGTCAATTCCCGACGGAACCACAGTGCCGGGAAATTCAGTATCAAAAGAAGCGAACCGGTACCCTCTCCTCACCATGCCCTCAATAATGGCCAACTCCATCTTGAGATTGTAGCGGCAGACCCGGCGAACCTCTACCTTATCGGAAATCGGCGCCGGATGAGAGAAATGAGGAATCGGCAAGTGAAATTGAATGCAAGGAGGGGGAGGGGGAGGAGGGGGAGCGATCGCAAACCCCACGGCATGAGCCCGAGGAAGCGCGATCAAAGGACGGCGGAAAAACACCGGAGCTCCGGCGTCcctcaccatcatcatctgcaCCGACATCTTTTTTCCAATTCACCGATGATTGAAAGCTTTCAATCGTGAGAGCACAAGAGGAGAATTGAGAGAGGGCAGATCGACTTTCGATTGTGAAAGCAGAAGAGAATTGAGAATACGCAGAGAATTGAGAGAGACGAAGAGAGCCAAAGTTGTAAGGTGGAACAACTGGAATCCCTCGATCTCCTTTTATAAGGAGCACCAAAACGCGTCGTTTTGACGCTGGGAGTTGGGAGCAAACGCGTCAAATTGACGCTGGGAGCAAAACGCGTCGTTTTGACGCTAaccaaatatgtttttttaatcttaAATAACTTTTAATATCTTTCTAATTCCACttatatattcaattattATAAACAAATCGAAAAATTCTTTAGAAATTACATCATTATTCttcctaaattaattttatttttcactcctagattcataattaataatattgttttttttcactCATTCATTTGAAATTCGCCGAATAGTAAATTCAACACTAATATCTTTAGAACAATTTTTTCTCTGAAACAAAgtttatcaaaattttatataatttttcgattaatacataaaaattaataatgttatttattttatttgttaataataaaatgtgaaaataattaaattatctTATTCaatttactattccgatttaCGGTTAGCCTGAaataaatagataattgaagaaaaacgaaaaattataaaataggcatgttaaaaaattt
This genomic interval carries:
- the LOC126803212 gene encoding uncharacterized protein LOC126803212 isoform X3; translation: MSVQMMMVRDAGAPVFFRRPLIALPRAHAVGFAIAPPPPPPPPCIQFHLPIPHFSHPAPISDKVEVRRVCRYNLKMELAIIEGMVRRGYRFASFDTEFPGTVVPSGIDRRFLSQAGPDEVYRMMRDNVNQTHIIQLGFTISDPNGRLPVVNGAYCCWEFNFRDFDVDSDSHLRNNDSIELLKRQGIDFDENKRSGAMVSPSVKKGDAILAGTGPNKMVSLMRRMSWRVYLMILLCNWRPLLSFKSYYQSICVECSPPINEVIKAGAVPQFVEFLGRQDLPQLQFEAAGPMTDVASGTSEDN
- the LOC126803212 gene encoding uncharacterized protein LOC126803212 isoform X2, translated to MSVQMMMVRDAGAPVFFRRPLIALPRAHAVGFAIAPPPPPPPPCIQFHLPIPHFSHPAPISDKVEVRRVCRYNLKMELAIIEGMVRRGYRFASFDTEFPGTVVPSGIDRRFLSQAGPDEVYRMMRDNVNQTHIIQLGFTISDPNGRLPVVNGAYCCWEFNFRDFDVDSDSHLRNNDSIELLKRQGIDFDENKRSGAMVSPSVKKGDAILAGTGPNKMVSLMRRMSGCFGLFNSWRVYLMILLCNWRPLLSFKSYYQSICVECSPPINEVIKAGAVPQFVEFLGRQDLPQLQFEAAGPMTDVASGTSEDN
- the LOC126803212 gene encoding probable CCR4-associated factor 1 homolog 11 isoform X4, with translation MSVQMMMVRDAGAPVFFRRPLIALPRAHAVGFAIAPPPPPPPPCIQFHLPIPHFSHPAPISDKVEVRRVCRYNLKMELAIIEGMVRRGYRFASFDTEFPGTVVPSGIDRRFLSQAGPDEVYRMMRDNVNQTHIIQLGFTISDPNGRLPVVNGAYCCWEFNFRDFDVDSDSHLRNNDSIELLKRQGIDFDENKRSGAMVSPSVKKGDAILAGTGPNKMVSLMRRMSGCFGLFNSWRVYLMILLCNWRPLLSFKSYYQSNAALQLMRS
- the LOC126803212 gene encoding probable CCR4-associated factor 1 homolog 11 isoform X1 is translated as MSVQMMMVRDAGAPVFFRRPLIALPRAHAVGFAIAPPPPPPPPCIQFHLPIPHFSHPAPISDKVEVRRVCRYNLKMELAIIEGMVRRGYRFASFDTEFPGTVVPSGIDRRFLSQAGPDEVYRMMRDNVNQTHIIQLGFTISDPNGRLPVVNGAYCCWEFNFRDFDVDSDSHLRNNDSIELLKRQGIDFDENKRSGISSCDFALETRRSRLIELLPCLTWVTFHCSYDFGYLIRILSGEALPDGIEEFMGLVRKYCGPSVYDLKFMIRFCPGLFGGLERVANTLDVGRVAGSSHQAGSDSLLTLQTFFKLLSSEKDKHNHELYEKLRDECRGILYALGSLQYH